A single genomic interval of Penaeus monodon isolate SGIC_2016 chromosome 30, NSTDA_Pmon_1, whole genome shotgun sequence harbors:
- the LOC119592643 gene encoding mitoferrin-2-like — MYFVFLQTRMQSLAPSPEAAYRSIREGLVKMVSSEGIMRPLGGVSAVVIGAGPAHALYFSAYEKIKSTFPSNNSLQIHATNAAAGCGATLLHDAIMVPADCKLSAMFPLFSSCSAGKLVLQST; from the exons ATGTACTTTGTTTTTCTCCAGACAAGAATGCAAAGTTTAGCACCATCTCCAGAGGCAGCTTACAGATCCATCCGAGAAGGTTTAGTGAAGATGGTGAGCTCTGAGGGCATCATGAGACCCCTTGGAGGTGTGAGTGCTGTCGTCATAGGGGCTGGACCAGCTCACGCTCTCTACTTCTCAGCTTATGAAAAAATCAAGAGCACCTTTCCTTCCAACAATTCTCTACAAATTCATGCTACCAATG CTGCTGCTGGATGTGGAGCAACTCTTCTGCATGATGCCATAATGGTCCCTGCTGACTGTAAGTTGTCTGCcatgtttcctttgttttctagTTGTAGTGCTGGGAAACTTGTACTCCAAAGTACATAG